In Nicotiana tabacum cultivar K326 chromosome 11, ASM71507v2, whole genome shotgun sequence, a single window of DNA contains:
- the LOC107820108 gene encoding protein FAR1-RELATED SEQUENCE 5-like codes for MDNFGESKCEATAEEVLQNNFQGSIDREPALGLEFDDNESAFNFYNEYARRISFTVHKENLNDVQTHEIDLAEDAGLFSKGTFDIISLQAGGRANLGYTKLDHKNYLRTKRQKAMGQGEARVLLEYFEKKKVDDPSFFFVVQLDVNDMITNIFWADSKMIIDYEIFGDVLSFDTTYQTNKEHRPLASFLGFNNHRKMIIFGGALMYDETS; via the exons ATGGACAATTTTGGAGAAAGCAAGTGTGAAGCTACTGCAGAAGAAGTTTTACAAAATAATTTTCAAGGGTCAATAGATCGTGAGCCTGCGCTTGGTCTTGAGTTTGACGACAATGAGAGTGCATTTAATTTTTACAATGAGTATGCAAGAAGGATTAGTTTTACTGTTCACAAAGA AAATTTGAACGACGTACAAACTCATGAAATCGATTTGGCGGAGGATGCTGGATTATTTTCTAAAGGAACTTTTGATATTATAAGTCTTCAAGCTGGTGGCCGAGCAAATTTGGGCTATACTAAGTTAGATCATAAGAACTACCTTCGAACCAAAAGGCAAAAAGCTATGGGACAAGGAGAAGCAA GAGTACTATTAgaatattttgagaaaaaaaaagttgatgacccatctttcttttttGTGGTACAGTTGGATGTTAATGATATGATCACGAACATATTTTGGGCAGATTCTAAGATGATAATAGATTATGAGATTTTTGGAGATGTGCTTTCATTTGATACTACGTACCAGACAAATAAAGAGCATAGACCTTTGGCTAGTTTCCTTGGATTTAATAACCATAGAAAAATGATTATTTTTGGAGGTGCACTGATGTATGATGAGACTTCATAA